The following are encoded together in the Nocardioides sp. Arc9.136 genome:
- a CDS encoding DUF3375 domain-containing protein → MSGIAGELAGVRRAFAQPTLTLLHQRQAAVVITIFREAFGRNNVPIPTARLHAQVEEHLAEVRAAGETDLPTGSGREICQRWMRGQWLVRSLDEGGREVYTLTSHAQQALELVKNLARDRATLSEHRIATILGTVRRFNAEANPDRGARVGLLNAEIARLQAERDRLVDGAELVGATEDYMLEGFTELLSLVSALPSDFARVEERFATIRGEILAAFRAEDRPPGQVIDDYLARADALMTATQEGRAFEGAFALLRDDGLVTQLREDLTALLEHPLADRITSDAERAELRGTVRLVRDGLDRVLAQRSRVTATLKEYIVSRDAVRDRELEQTLRQVESELMTWMVGTGPRATHDVPLLPARTGIEHLRERFHDPADDVLPERIGHPDPEDAPPLSMADLVAQGGPRLAELRERLDASLASLAPAGSLGELFDTLEPPLRRPVEVFGLLHLAADRDWTSEEDSVEAFAAVRPDGSTRTFAVPRTPLPDPDRPDRPDRPDRPDRPQGETRA, encoded by the coding sequence ATGAGCGGGATCGCGGGGGAGCTCGCGGGGGTCCGGCGCGCCTTCGCGCAGCCGACCCTCACCCTGCTGCACCAGCGCCAGGCCGCCGTCGTCATCACGATCTTCCGCGAGGCCTTCGGCCGCAACAACGTGCCGATCCCCACCGCCCGGCTGCACGCGCAGGTCGAGGAGCACCTCGCCGAGGTCCGCGCCGCCGGTGAGACCGACCTGCCGACCGGCAGCGGTCGCGAGATCTGCCAGCGGTGGATGCGCGGGCAGTGGCTGGTCCGGTCCCTGGACGAGGGCGGCCGCGAGGTCTACACGCTGACCTCGCACGCCCAGCAGGCGCTGGAGCTGGTCAAGAACCTCGCCCGCGACCGCGCCACCCTCAGCGAGCACCGGATCGCGACGATCCTGGGCACGGTCCGCCGCTTCAACGCCGAGGCCAACCCCGACCGCGGCGCGCGCGTCGGGCTGCTCAACGCGGAGATCGCCCGGCTGCAGGCCGAGCGCGACCGGCTGGTCGACGGGGCCGAGCTGGTGGGGGCGACCGAGGACTACATGCTCGAGGGGTTCACCGAGCTGCTCTCGCTCGTCTCGGCCCTGCCGAGCGACTTCGCCCGGGTCGAGGAGCGCTTCGCCACCATCCGCGGCGAGATCCTGGCCGCCTTCCGGGCCGAGGACCGCCCGCCGGGCCAGGTGATCGACGACTACCTGGCCCGCGCCGACGCGCTGATGACCGCCACCCAGGAGGGCCGCGCGTTCGAGGGCGCGTTCGCCCTGCTGCGCGACGACGGCCTGGTCACCCAGCTGCGAGAGGACCTCACCGCGCTCCTCGAGCACCCGCTCGCGGACCGGATCACCAGCGACGCCGAGCGGGCGGAGCTGCGGGGCACCGTCCGGCTCGTGCGCGACGGCCTGGACCGCGTGCTGGCCCAGCGGTCCCGGGTCACCGCGACGCTCAAGGAGTACATCGTCTCCCGCGACGCCGTCCGGGACCGCGAGCTCGAGCAGACGCTGCGCCAGGTGGAGTCGGAGCTGATGACGTGGATGGTCGGCACCGGCCCCCGCGCCACCCACGACGTGCCGCTGCTCCCGGCGCGGACCGGCATCGAGCACCTGCGCGAGCGGTTCCACGACCCCGCCGACGACGTGCTGCCCGAGCGGATCGGGCACCCCGACCCCGAGGACGCCCCACCGCTGTCGATGGCCGACCTGGTCGCCCAGGGCGGCCCGCGCCTGGCCGAGCTGCGCGAGCGGCTGGACGCCTCCCTCGCCTCCCTCGCGCCGGCGGGGTCGCTCGGCGAGCTCTTCGACACCCTGGAGCCGCCGCTGCGCCGACCGGTCGAGGTCTTCGGGCTGCTGCACCTCGCCGCCGACCGCGACTGGACCAGCGAGGAGGACTCCGTGGAGGCCTTCGCCGCCGTGCGCCCCGACGGCTCGACGCGCACCTTCGCGGTGCCGCGGACGCCGCTGCCCGACCCCGACCGGCCCGACCGACCCGACCGACCCGACCGACCCGACCGACCCCAGGGGGAGACCCGAGCATGA
- a CDS encoding CoA-transferase has translation MTLTSTDAPLSTEELAAVIAADIPAGSFVNLGIGQPTRIADHLTPAQEVVLHTENGMLGMGPAAGPDEVDADLTNAGKVPVTELPGAAYFHHADSFAMMRGGHLDVCVLGAYQVAATGDLANWHTGRADDIPAVGGAMDLAIGAKSVRVMMSLFGRDGSPKLVPACTYPLTGVACVSRVYTDHGVFAVGDDTLAPGEVGVLATFGTTVAGLQERLSVALVDRT, from the coding sequence ATGACCCTGACCTCCACCGACGCCCCGCTGTCGACCGAGGAGCTGGCCGCGGTCATCGCCGCCGACATCCCGGCCGGATCGTTCGTCAACCTCGGCATCGGCCAGCCGACCCGCATCGCCGACCACCTGACCCCCGCGCAGGAGGTCGTCCTCCACACCGAGAACGGCATGCTCGGCATGGGCCCCGCCGCCGGCCCCGACGAGGTCGACGCCGACCTGACCAACGCGGGCAAGGTGCCGGTCACCGAGCTGCCGGGAGCGGCGTACTTCCACCACGCCGACTCCTTCGCGATGATGCGCGGCGGCCACCTGGACGTCTGCGTCCTCGGCGCCTACCAGGTCGCCGCCACCGGCGACCTGGCCAACTGGCACACCGGGCGGGCCGACGACATCCCCGCCGTCGGCGGCGCCATGGACCTCGCGATCGGCGCGAAGTCCGTGCGCGTGATGATGTCGCTCTTCGGTCGCGACGGCTCCCCCAAGCTGGTGCCCGCGTGCACCTACCCGCTCACCGGCGTCGCCTGCGTCAGCCGGGTCTACACCGACCACGGGGTCTTCGCGGTCGGCGACGACACGCTCGCCCCGGGCGAGGTGGGCGTGCTGGCGACGTTCGGGACGACCGTCGCCGGACTGCAGGAGCGCCTGTCCGTCGCGCTCGTCGACCGGACCTGA
- the pcaC gene encoding 4-carboxymuconolactone decarboxylase, with protein MAVRREVLGDAHVDRATAAATDLTRDFQELITEYAWGGIWTRPGLDRRSRSMVTLTALVARGHHEELAMHVRAARTNGLSVEEIKEVLLQTAIYCGVPDANTAFRIAQAALAELGEA; from the coding sequence ATGGCGGTGCGCCGGGAGGTCCTGGGCGACGCGCACGTCGACCGGGCGACGGCCGCGGCCACCGACCTCACGCGGGACTTCCAGGAGCTCATCACCGAGTACGCCTGGGGCGGCATCTGGACCCGCCCCGGGCTGGACCGCCGCTCGCGCTCGATGGTCACCCTGACCGCCCTCGTGGCGCGGGGCCACCACGAGGAGCTGGCGATGCACGTCCGTGCCGCGCGGACGAACGGGCTCAGCGTGGAGGAGATCAAGGAGGTGCTGCTGCAGACCGCGATCTACTGCGGGGTGCCCGACGCCAACACGGCGTTCCGGATCGCGCAGGCCGCCCTCGCGGAGCTGGGCGAGGCCTGA
- a CDS encoding DUF4194 domain-containing protein, which produces MSVDTGDELDLGPGLAGGLDGGLDDTSVSLWEGDEGGLEHAQRHALVTLLKQRFISARTHPRDWQVLVEHERVLRSRLNDLFLDLVVDRVREVAWKRQATSETGSRFPTLLYDAAWSREETLVLVHLRDRLRAGAAGGESRVFVDLEDVLEHVASFRPAHATDEAGDEKRARNAVTSIVKAGLLVAGDHEDRFEISEAVEPLLPLELLQELLEALRRANTEPRATEEEPEGAGLFGDHAAADEAADAAVQAGE; this is translated from the coding sequence ATGAGCGTGGACACCGGCGACGAGCTGGACCTGGGCCCCGGGCTGGCCGGTGGGCTGGACGGTGGGCTGGACGACACGTCGGTCTCCCTGTGGGAGGGCGACGAGGGCGGGCTGGAGCACGCGCAGCGCCACGCCCTGGTGACCCTGCTCAAGCAGCGCTTCATCAGCGCCCGCACGCACCCGCGCGACTGGCAGGTCCTCGTCGAGCACGAGCGGGTGCTGCGCTCCCGGCTCAACGACCTCTTCCTCGACCTGGTCGTCGACCGCGTCCGCGAGGTCGCCTGGAAGCGCCAGGCGACCTCGGAGACCGGCAGCCGGTTCCCGACCCTGCTGTACGACGCGGCGTGGTCGCGCGAGGAGACCCTCGTGCTCGTGCACCTGCGCGACCGGCTCCGCGCCGGCGCCGCCGGGGGCGAGTCCCGGGTGTTCGTGGACCTCGAGGACGTCCTCGAGCACGTCGCGAGCTTCCGGCCGGCGCACGCCACCGACGAGGCCGGCGACGAGAAGCGCGCCCGCAACGCGGTCACCAGCATCGTCAAGGCCGGGCTGCTGGTCGCCGGCGACCACGAGGACCGGTTCGAGATCAGCGAGGCGGTCGAGCCGCTGCTGCCGCTCGAGCTGCTGCAGGAGCTGCTCGAGGCGCTGCGGCGTGCCAACACCGAGCCGCGCGCGACAGAGGAGGAGCCGGAGGGCGCCGGCCTCTTCGGCGACCACGCCGCCGCCGATGAGGCCGCCGACGCCGCCGTGCAGGCAGGGGAGTGA
- a CDS encoding 3-oxoacid CoA-transferase subunit A, whose translation MARTAVLETADEAVAGIEDGATVLVGGFGLAGMPFDLLDALVRQGATDLTVVANNAGNGEVGLAALLKAGRVRRILCSFPRQSDSYVFDELYRSGRIELEVVPQGNLAERMRAAGAGIGAFFSPTAAGTALAEGKETRVIDGREHVLEHPIRGDYALVAAHRADRTGNLVYRKTARNFGPVMATAAATTIVQVAEVVETGSLDPEAVVTPSIYVDRVVAVEPQHHTVRGAR comes from the coding sequence ATGGCCCGGACCGCCGTGCTGGAGACCGCCGACGAGGCCGTCGCCGGCATCGAGGACGGCGCGACCGTCCTGGTCGGCGGCTTCGGGCTGGCGGGCATGCCCTTCGACCTCCTCGACGCCCTCGTCCGCCAGGGCGCCACGGACCTCACGGTCGTGGCGAACAACGCCGGCAACGGGGAGGTCGGCCTGGCTGCGCTGCTGAAGGCGGGCCGGGTCCGCCGCATCCTGTGCTCCTTCCCGCGGCAGTCCGACTCCTACGTCTTCGACGAGCTCTACCGCTCCGGGCGGATCGAGCTCGAGGTCGTCCCCCAGGGCAACCTCGCCGAGCGGATGCGTGCGGCCGGCGCCGGCATCGGCGCGTTCTTCAGCCCGACCGCCGCCGGCACCGCGCTCGCCGAGGGCAAGGAGACCCGGGTGATCGACGGGCGCGAGCACGTGCTCGAGCACCCGATCCGCGGTGACTACGCGCTCGTCGCGGCCCACCGCGCCGACCGGACGGGCAACCTCGTCTACCGCAAGACCGCGCGCAACTTCGGGCCGGTCATGGCGACCGCGGCGGCGACGACGATCGTCCAGGTGGCTGAGGTCGTCGAGACCGGCTCGCTCGACCCCGAGGCCGTCGTGACGCCCTCGATCTACGTCGACCGCGTCGTCGCCGTCGAGCCGCAGCACCACACCGTCCGAGGAGCCCGCTGA
- a CDS encoding LysR family transcriptional regulator, producing MDSLRQLRSFIAVAEERHFGRAAERLHIAQPPLSQQVRRLEAELGVELLTRTTRRVDLTPAGAAYLVRARGILAAVEDAAHEARRAAAGVVGHLTVGCVGSVTYSLLPALARRLSEGLPGVDVSFRGEMLAADQQEALRQGAVDLALLRPPVTDGTLTVTPLREDRLVAAVPDDHPLAGRRRLRVADLQGVELLVHASERRSAMYDVVRGLCRDAGFEPTVRHEVGETSTLVTLVAGGLGIAVVPEPVRALPLGGVTYVPLVGPVPRVALVAAHRAARDEPHLLAALDVVRQLAAGRSGR from the coding sequence ATGGATTCGCTCCGACAGCTCCGTTCGTTCATCGCGGTCGCGGAGGAGCGGCACTTCGGCCGGGCGGCCGAGCGCCTGCACATCGCCCAGCCGCCGCTCTCCCAGCAGGTCCGTCGGCTCGAGGCCGAGCTCGGCGTGGAGCTGCTGACCCGCACGACCCGCAGGGTCGACCTCACGCCCGCGGGTGCGGCGTACCTGGTGCGGGCCCGGGGGATCCTCGCTGCCGTCGAGGACGCCGCCCACGAGGCCCGGCGCGCGGCCGCCGGGGTGGTGGGCCACCTGACCGTCGGGTGCGTGGGCTCGGTGACCTACAGCCTCCTGCCGGCGCTGGCGAGACGGCTCAGCGAGGGGCTGCCCGGCGTCGACGTGTCGTTCCGCGGCGAGATGCTGGCCGCCGACCAGCAGGAGGCCCTGCGGCAGGGTGCCGTCGACCTGGCGCTGCTGCGCCCGCCGGTGACCGACGGGACGCTCACGGTCACCCCGCTGCGCGAGGACCGCCTCGTGGCGGCCGTGCCGGACGACCACCCGCTGGCCGGCCGTCGGCGCCTGCGCGTCGCCGACCTCCAGGGTGTCGAGCTGCTGGTGCACGCCTCGGAGCGCCGCTCCGCGATGTACGACGTCGTGCGGGGGCTGTGCCGCGACGCCGGGTTCGAGCCGACGGTGCGGCACGAGGTGGGTGAGACCTCGACCCTCGTCACCCTGGTCGCCGGGGGGCTCGGCATCGCGGTCGTGCCCGAGCCGGTGCGGGCCCTCCCGCTGGGCGGGGTGACCTACGTGCCGCTCGTCGGCCCGGTGCCGCGCGTCGCGCTGGTCGCCGCCCACCGGGCGGCGCGGGACGAGCCGCACCTGCTCGCCGCCCTCGACGTCGTGCGGCAGCTGGCGGCCGGCCGGTCGGGGCGCTAG
- a CDS encoding SulP family inorganic anion transporter produces MPTSHPTPAPAPAPGAAAPVEPSVRAALRSPRLLRTEVLAGLVVALALIPEAISFSIIAGVDPRVGLFASFTMAVAISFLGGRPAMISAATGAVALVIAPVMRDHGYDYLIATVILGGLVQVVLASAGVARLMRFIPRSVMVGFVNALAILILEAQVDHLVDVPWLVYPMVAVGIAVIVGFPRVNSVVPAPLVAIVALTAFTLVGSFDVPDVGDEGRLPDSLPSWFVPDVPFTLDTLETIAPYALAMAVVGLLESLLTAKLVDDITDTPSDKTREAWGQGTANLVTGFFGGMGGCAMIGQTMINVKVSGARTRISTFLAGVLLLVLVVGFGDVVALIPMAALVAVMVMVSVGTFDWHSVRPRTLRRMPRSETAVMVATVVVTVATHNLAIGVVVGVLVAMTLFARRVAHLTATERTLVEDEHGAATAVYRVTGELFFASSNDLPTQFDYAHDPGRVVIDLADAHVWDASTVAALDAITTKYERRGTAVEIVGLDAASAERHRRLSGRLAAH; encoded by the coding sequence GTGCCGACGTCCCACCCCACGCCCGCCCCCGCACCTGCTCCCGGCGCCGCCGCGCCCGTCGAGCCGTCGGTCCGCGCCGCGCTCCGCTCGCCGAGGCTGCTGCGCACCGAGGTCCTCGCCGGTCTCGTGGTGGCCCTCGCCCTCATCCCCGAGGCGATCTCGTTCTCGATCATCGCCGGGGTGGACCCGCGGGTGGGCCTCTTCGCGTCGTTCACGATGGCCGTCGCGATCTCGTTCCTGGGCGGTCGCCCGGCGATGATCTCGGCCGCTACCGGTGCGGTCGCGCTCGTGATCGCGCCGGTCATGCGCGACCACGGGTACGACTACCTGATCGCCACCGTCATCCTCGGCGGCCTCGTCCAGGTCGTGCTCGCCTCGGCCGGCGTCGCGCGGCTGATGAGGTTCATCCCGCGCTCGGTGATGGTCGGCTTCGTCAACGCGCTCGCGATCCTCATCCTCGAGGCCCAGGTCGACCACCTCGTCGACGTGCCGTGGCTGGTCTACCCGATGGTCGCGGTCGGCATCGCGGTCATCGTCGGCTTCCCGCGGGTCAACAGCGTCGTGCCGGCGCCCCTCGTCGCGATCGTCGCGCTCACCGCCTTCACGCTGGTCGGCTCCTTCGACGTCCCGGACGTGGGCGACGAGGGCCGGCTGCCGGACAGCCTGCCGAGCTGGTTCGTCCCGGACGTGCCGTTCACGCTCGACACCCTCGAGACGATCGCGCCGTACGCCCTGGCCATGGCGGTCGTCGGGCTCCTGGAGTCGCTGCTGACCGCCAAGCTCGTCGACGACATCACCGACACCCCCTCGGACAAGACCCGTGAGGCGTGGGGGCAGGGCACCGCCAACCTGGTCACCGGCTTCTTCGGCGGCATGGGCGGCTGCGCGATGATCGGCCAGACGATGATCAACGTGAAGGTCTCCGGGGCCCGCACGCGGATCTCGACCTTCCTCGCCGGCGTCCTGCTGCTGGTGCTCGTCGTCGGCTTCGGCGACGTCGTCGCGCTGATCCCCATGGCCGCGCTCGTCGCGGTCATGGTGATGGTCTCGGTCGGCACCTTCGACTGGCACTCGGTCCGCCCCCGCACCCTGCGCCGGATGCCGCGGTCGGAGACGGCCGTCATGGTCGCGACGGTCGTCGTCACGGTCGCCACCCACAACCTCGCGATCGGCGTCGTCGTCGGCGTCCTCGTCGCGATGACGCTCTTCGCCCGCCGGGTCGCCCACCTGACCGCGACCGAGCGCACGCTGGTCGAGGACGAGCACGGCGCGGCCACGGCGGTCTACCGGGTCACCGGCGAGCTCTTCTTCGCCTCGAGCAACGACCTCCCCACCCAGTTCGACTACGCGCACGACCCCGGCCGGGTGGTCATCGACCTCGCGGACGCCCACGTCTGGGACGCCTCGACCGTCGCCGCGCTCGACGCGATCACCACGAAGTACGAGCGACGCGGCACCGCCGTCGAGATCGTGGGCCTCGACGCGGCCAGCGCCGAGCGGCACCGCCGGCTGAGCGGGCGGCTCGCCGCGCACTGA
- a CDS encoding thiolase family protein: MSSSYVYAAVRTPFGRYGGALAGVRPDDLSASVIRAVLATTPGLDPAAIGDVVWGNANGAGEENRNVGRMASLLAGLPVTVPGTTVNRLCGSSLDAVVTGSRAIETGDADVVLAGGVESMSRAPWVLPKPAKGFPAGDTTAVSTTLGWRLVNPRMPQEWTVSLGEANEQLQERFGIDRGRQDAFAARSHRLAHQAWEDGFYDDLVVTVEGTDLTRDEGIRPSASPETLAGLKPAFRPDGTITAGNASPLSDGASAVLLGSAGAADRLGTAPLARIAGRAAHALEPQAFGYAPVEAANRALARAGIGWGEVGAVELNEAFAVQSLACLDAWGVDPEIVNTRGGAIALGHPLGASGGRVVGTLAKVLRERGERWGVAAICIGVGQGLAVVLENEAAA, from the coding sequence ATGAGCTCCTCCTACGTCTACGCCGCCGTGCGCACGCCCTTCGGCCGGTACGGCGGCGCGCTGGCCGGTGTCCGCCCCGACGACCTCTCCGCCTCGGTCATCCGGGCGGTCCTCGCCACGACGCCCGGGCTCGACCCGGCCGCGATCGGCGACGTCGTCTGGGGGAACGCGAACGGCGCCGGTGAGGAGAACCGGAACGTCGGCCGGATGGCCTCCCTGCTGGCCGGCCTGCCGGTGACCGTGCCCGGCACGACGGTCAACCGGCTCTGCGGCTCGAGCCTGGACGCGGTGGTCACCGGCTCGCGCGCGATCGAGACCGGGGACGCCGACGTCGTGCTGGCCGGCGGCGTGGAGTCGATGTCCCGCGCCCCGTGGGTGCTGCCGAAGCCGGCGAAGGGCTTCCCGGCCGGGGACACCACCGCCGTGTCCACGACCCTGGGCTGGCGGCTGGTCAACCCGCGGATGCCCCAGGAGTGGACGGTCTCCCTCGGCGAAGCCAACGAGCAGCTGCAGGAGCGGTTCGGCATCGACCGCGGGCGCCAGGACGCCTTCGCCGCGCGGTCGCACCGGCTGGCGCACCAGGCCTGGGAGGACGGCTTCTACGACGACCTGGTCGTCACCGTGGAGGGCACCGACCTGACCCGTGACGAGGGCATCCGCCCGTCGGCGTCGCCCGAGACCCTGGCCGGGCTGAAGCCCGCGTTCCGTCCCGACGGCACGATCACGGCCGGGAACGCATCGCCGCTGAGCGACGGCGCCTCGGCGGTGCTGCTGGGGTCGGCCGGAGCCGCGGACCGGCTCGGCACCGCTCCCCTCGCGCGGATCGCCGGGCGCGCGGCGCACGCACTGGAGCCCCAGGCCTTCGGCTACGCCCCCGTGGAGGCCGCGAACCGCGCACTGGCCCGCGCCGGCATCGGCTGGGGGGAGGTCGGCGCGGTGGAGCTGAACGAGGCGTTCGCCGTGCAGTCGCTGGCGTGCCTCGACGCCTGGGGCGTCGACCCGGAGATCGTCAACACCCGTGGCGGCGCGATCGCCCTCGGCCACCCGCTCGGCGCCTCCGGCGGCCGGGTCGTCGGCACGCTGGCCAAGGTGCTCCGCGAGCGCGGCGAGCGCTGGGGGGTCGCGGCCATCTGCATCGGCGTGGGCCAGGGCCTGGCCGTCGTCCTCGAGAACGAGGCGGCCGCCTGA
- a CDS encoding MerR family transcriptional regulator — protein sequence MDTARSMHIGEVAARTELSLRSLRHWEEVGLLHPSGRTDGGFRLYTEEDVDKILVIRRMKPLGFSIEEMKAVMTDIEVLRDPGTGPDARREAGARLEAVRDDAVGRRERLVRQLGMADEFIDLLGRETS from the coding sequence ATGGACACCGCGCGCAGCATGCACATCGGTGAGGTCGCGGCCCGCACCGAGCTCTCCCTGCGCAGCCTGCGCCACTGGGAGGAGGTCGGCCTGCTTCACCCCTCCGGCCGCACCGACGGCGGCTTCCGCCTCTACACCGAGGAGGACGTGGACAAGATCCTCGTCATCCGGCGGATGAAGCCGCTGGGCTTCAGCATCGAGGAGATGAAGGCCGTCATGACCGACATCGAGGTCCTGCGCGACCCCGGCACCGGCCCCGACGCGCGCCGAGAGGCGGGCGCTCGGCTGGAGGCGGTCCGCGACGACGCCGTCGGCAGGCGCGAGCGGCTCGTGCGGCAGCTCGGCATGGCCGACGAGTTCATCGACCTGCTCGGCCGGGAGACCTCCTAG